From the Desulfovibrio sp. TomC genome, the window CGTGATGTAAACGAAAATCAATAGTTTTTGAATCTCCCCAGAATGTGACAGCCCCGATGCTGACTGTTGTCCGAAGTATATTGCTATGTGACTCTATTGCTGCGTTTTCAACATTTTTCCGAAGCCTTTCAGCAGCGATGTGACTTCCTTCGTAATCGGTATCTAGAAGTAATATCGCAAATTCTTCCCCGCCTATTCGTCCAACGATGTCAATGGATCTTACAGATTCTTTGCAAATGTTTGCAATTTTTTGTAAAACAACATCGCCAACCTCATGGCCATAGGTGTCATTTGTGTTCTTGAAGTGATCAATGTCAAGCATTAAAAGGGTAAGTGGTTCTTCAGAACGGGCAGCCCTCGTAATTTCTCTTGCGGATTGTTCATAAAAAAACCTCCGATTTCCAATTCTTGTCAAATAGTCTTCGGAGGCAAGCTTCAAAAGTTCTTCTTCGTAGGTCTTTACTTTCGTAAAGTCTTGAATCTGAGAAATGAAGAATTGAGGATTGCCGTCGGTGTCACAAATTAACGAAACGCTTAAAAGAATGTGCAGTGTATCGCCTGTTTTTTTGAAATATCTTTTCTCGAGTTGGTAAGAAGGGATTTCTTTACGAAGCAGGCGCTGAATGATTTCAAAATCAATTTCAAGGTCGTCAGGGTGGGTTATGTCCTGAAATGTAAGGTCCGACATTTCACTTTCTGAATATCCTACCATTCCACACAGAGACTTGTTGACTCTTATCCACTTGCCTGACAAGTCAACAATGGCCATGCCGATGGCTGCGTGAGTGAATGCGCTGGTAAACAA encodes:
- a CDS encoding sensor domain-containing diguanylate cyclase → MVERFCNHSELELFTSAFTHAAIGMAIVDLSGKWIRVNKSLCGMVGYSESEMSDLTFQDITHPDDLEIDFEIIQRLLRKEIPSYQLEKRYFKKTGDTLHILLSVSLICDTDGNPQFFISQIQDFTKVKTYEEELLKLASEDYLTRIGNRRFFYEQSAREITRAARSEEPLTLLMLDIDHFKNTNDTYGHEVGDVVLQKIANICKESVRSIDIVGRIGGEEFAILLLDTDYEGSHIAAERLRKNVENAAIESHSNILRTTVSIGAVTFWGDSKTIDFRLHH